The Providencia sp. PROV188 genome includes a region encoding these proteins:
- a CDS encoding AraC family transcriptional regulator — translation MAWLLQTDEFQTHWYDTPVLGIAAQMGQHDSGAHTHEMGQLLFTQQGCIRISLQNEISLLPPGRVAWIPPFTQHRAQMRASVGYRSVYLSQEYAEQISDQVSILSISPLLRELLERIAVAPFESDWREGRLARLLPVFIDELQCATKEPTLLSLPQDRRFKSLDLERLPPPLNQLAQTVGASEKTITRVFLKETGMSYQAWRQQWRFIKGIELLAQEKSYGFITQELGLASDSAFISFFRKMSGMTPREYSGESRLKK, via the coding sequence ATGGCGTGGTTATTACAGACGGATGAGTTTCAAACTCACTGGTATGATACCCCCGTATTGGGGATTGCAGCCCAAATGGGGCAACATGATTCAGGAGCGCATACCCATGAAATGGGGCAGTTATTATTTACACAACAAGGCTGTATTCGCATTAGCTTACAGAATGAAATTTCGTTACTACCGCCAGGGAGAGTCGCGTGGATCCCACCATTTACACAGCATCGAGCACAAATGCGAGCTTCGGTAGGGTATCGGTCTGTTTACCTAAGCCAAGAATATGCAGAGCAAATCTCTGATCAGGTGTCTATTTTAAGTATCTCTCCTTTGCTTCGAGAACTGTTGGAACGCATCGCGGTGGCGCCTTTTGAGAGTGACTGGCGAGAAGGGAGACTAGCAAGGTTACTTCCTGTTTTTATTGATGAATTACAATGTGCAACAAAGGAACCTACGCTACTTTCTTTACCTCAAGACCGGCGTTTTAAGTCCCTTGACCTAGAGCGACTTCCTCCGCCTCTAAATCAATTAGCTCAAACGGTTGGTGCCAGTGAGAAAACGATTACTCGAGTTTTTCTAAAAGAGACAGGAATGAGTTATCAGGCGTGGCGACAACAATGGCGGTTTATCAAAGGGATAGAGTTATTAGCACAGGAGAAAAGCTATGGATTTATTACTCAAGAGTTAGGTTTAGCCAGTGACAGCGCATTTATTAGTTTTTTCCGCAAAATGAGCGGGATGACACCGCGGGAATACAGCGGTGAATCAAGACTAAAAAAATAG